Proteins from one Paenibacillus amylolyticus genomic window:
- a CDS encoding DUF2627 domain-containing protein, whose translation MLMNTRLVFARFLAIVVLVIPGLMAMKGFLMMKDALFLYYAEHGNELISPGFQWLSFGGGLVLFAAGMSFLGGWILFRDRKRNYVGPRFRSKNVPEKAETPGRTP comes from the coding sequence ATGCTCATGAATACAAGATTGGTCTTTGCGCGTTTTTTGGCAATTGTTGTTCTGGTCATCCCGGGTTTAATGGCAATGAAGGGTTTTCTGATGATGAAAGATGCCCTGTTCCTATATTATGCCGAGCACGGGAACGAACTGATTTCACCAGGGTTCCAATGGCTTTCCTTTGGCGGTGGACTTGTCCTATTTGCCGCAGGTATGAGTTTTCTGGGAGGCTGGATCCTGTTCCGTGACCGCAAGCGTAATTATGTAGGTCCCCGTTTCCGGTCCAAAAATGTACCCGAAAAAGCAGAGACGCCCGGAAGGACTCCATGA
- a CDS encoding thymidine kinase gives MQTGRITVITGPMFSEKSGELIRRCQKLIQFGRKKVVAYKPAEDDRFAQDEIVSRIGYRLPAHSIPRQLTTESVEMIMNQTIDADVVAFDEVQFFSSAIMELVSELAYCGKHVIVDGLNMDYRGKEFGYIGGLLAMADDIEKLSAFCAVCGSPDAAFTQRIVNGEPVTLGPVVMIGDSEAYEPRCRCCFIPPHKVECSS, from the coding sequence GTGCAAACAGGACGTATTACCGTAATTACTGGACCCATGTTCAGTGAAAAGTCCGGTGAACTCATTCGCCGTTGTCAAAAATTAATTCAATTTGGCCGTAAAAAGGTGGTAGCCTACAAACCAGCCGAGGACGATCGGTTTGCCCAGGACGAGATCGTGAGCCGAATTGGTTATCGACTACCTGCTCATTCCATTCCCCGGCAATTAACCACGGAATCCGTAGAAATGATCATGAACCAAACGATAGATGCAGATGTTGTTGCATTTGATGAAGTACAATTTTTCAGCAGTGCCATTATGGAACTGGTCTCGGAGCTGGCCTATTGTGGCAAGCATGTCATTGTGGATGGACTTAATATGGATTACCGTGGTAAGGAATTCGGATATATCGGCGGTTTGCTTGCCATGGCAGATGACATCGAGAAACTCTCGGCTTTCTGTGCAGTATGCGGTAGCCCGGATGCAGCCTTTACACAACGTATCGTCAATGGGGAGCCCGTTACGTTGGGTCCAGTAGTTATGATTGGCGATTCGGAGGCTTACGAGCCGCGCTGTCGTTGCTGCTTCATTCCTCCTCACAAAGTTGAATGTTCATCCTAA
- a CDS encoding potassium channel family protein: MVSFLITLQRLLKGIFHAFKDPKFLALFALTAATLLSGTLFYTRVEGLHWIDALYFCAVTLTTVGHPEFVPSSGFSKAFTVIYMFAGIGLTFAMIARITAGILFPRKLKTEEDPE; encoded by the coding sequence ATGGTATCATTTTTAATCACGTTACAACGTCTGCTGAAAGGCATTTTCCATGCATTCAAAGACCCCAAGTTTCTGGCTCTGTTCGCGTTGACGGCAGCAACGTTGCTGTCAGGCACTTTGTTTTACACTCGTGTTGAAGGTCTGCACTGGATCGATGCGTTATACTTCTGCGCGGTTACCCTGACTACGGTGGGACATCCCGAATTTGTGCCATCCAGCGGATTCAGCAAAGCTTTTACCGTGATCTACATGTTTGCAGGCATTGGTCTCACTTTTGCCATGATTGCCAGAATTACAGCAGGTATTCTATTCCCTCGCAAACTAAAGACAGAAGAGGACCCGGAGTAA